From the genome of Streptomyces xanthophaeus:
GGTGCCGGGCCCGTTCGGCGTCGGCCTGGGCCCGCTGGCCGTCGGTGATGTCGATGAGCGAGGCGATCACCCCGAGGGCCCGGCCGGAGCCGTCCAGCAGCGGGGCGTACGAGCAGGACCAGGTCCGGTCGTTCTCCGGGTCGGCGGGGGTCCGCCCGGTGCGGCGGACGTCGACGACGGCGGTGCCCCGGTCGAGGACCTGCTGCATCGTCGCTTCCAGCGCGAGGGCGTTGACCCCGGGGACCACCTCGGTGAGCCGCTTGCCGAGGTGCTCGGCGGCGGAGACGCCGTTCATCCGGGCCAGGGCGTCGTTGACGCGGAGGAACCGCAGGTCGGGGCCGAGGGTGGCGAGACCTATGGGCGACTGGGTGAACAGGCTCTGGAGGGCGGCGAGCGAGTCCCGCATGTGGAGCACCTCGGAGGTCTCCACGGCGATGAGCATGGCCCCCGTCCGGCCCTGCGGGTCGGCGGCGGGGACGATCCACATCTCCATCGGGACGCGGTGCCCGTCGCGGTGGCGCACGGGCAGGGTGCCGACGACGGCCTCGCCGGACTGGACGCGCCGGGTCAGCTGGTCGGCGAGCTCGCGGTTGGCCTCGGGGACGAGCATGGCGCTGCCGGGGAGGCCGATGATGTCCTCGGGCCGGTGCCCGAGCAGGTCCTGGGCGGCCAGCGACCACTCCACGATGCGCCCGTCGGCGTCCTCCCGCCACAGGGCGATCGGGAGCAGCTCGTTGAGTACGCCTGCGTACCCGACAGCTGCGGCCGGCGGGTCCGGCACCTCGCTCGTCGCCTGGTAAGTGTCCAACGCACCGACCTCACCCCGGGGGGCCTGATTCCTACCGATTCACCCTATCCGAGGCATGGGCGCGGGGCTCTGTGTCGGCCGGTCCCGGCCGGGGCACGGCAGCGCCGGGACCGGCCGCGTCGCCTGGTGCGCGTGCCTCACCCGCCCGGCTCGTACGACCCCGGCTCATACGACCACGACCCCGACGGCGGCCACGGGGTTGCAGCCGTAGCCACGGGCGTTCCAGGGGGCCTGCGGCGGCTGTGTGTCGCCGTGGGCGTCGGTGGCGCGGGAGACCAGCCGGTACGGTCCGGGCTGCTGCGGCGTCCACCGGTACGACCAGCTGCTCCAGCCGTAGGGGCCGGCGGGCGCTTCGAGGAGGGCCTCGTGCCAGCCGCGCTCGCGGTGGCGGTCGTCGTCCTCGTACTCGGCGCGCACCTCGACGCTCCGCAGCGGCACGCCGCCGCCCGACCAGGCGCGGCCGCGGACGAGGGTCTCGTGACCCCGGAGCACGGCCGTGTCCGGTTCGGGATCGGTGATGAGCGACTTGACCCGCACGTTCGTCACCGGGCCTTCGGGGGTACCGCGGGAGGCCACGTAGAGGTATTCCTCGCTCTGGAAGACACCGGCGAACGGGCGGGTCACGGCCCGGGCCCCGACCAGCCACTTCACATCGGCGACCGCGTAGCGGCCGGGGACCACCAGGCGTACCGGGGCCCCGTGCTCGGGGGTGAGCGGTTCTCCGTTCATACGGGTGACGAGCAGGGTGTCCGGGTGGAGGGCCACGGCGAGCGGGATGCTGCGCTCGAAGGCCGCCCGGTGGCCGCGGACCGGACCGGAGTCGGCCCCGGTGAAGA
Proteins encoded in this window:
- a CDS encoding molybdopterin-dependent oxidoreductase; translated protein: MTTWPVSLPARGPGATVWEPETVTPDPYNAQTPSAALAEPVTPVGAFFVRDHFGIPHTPPGRWRLRIGGAAAAPFAIGYTELLAMDHRELDVVVECAGNGRSLMTPRPPGLPWGQQAVGCAHFAGVPFRLLAERALIGPPAVEVVFTGADSGPVRGHRAAFERSIPLAVALHPDTLLVTRMNGEPLTPEHGAPVRLVVPGRYAVADVKWLVGARAVTRPFAGVFQSEEYLYVASRGTPEGPVTNVRVKSLITDPEPDTAVLRGHETLVRGRAWSGGGVPLRSVEVRAEYEDDDRHRERGWHEALLEAPAGPYGWSSWSYRWTPQQPGPYRLVSRATDAHGDTQPPQAPWNARGYGCNPVAAVGVVVV